A single Candidatus Acetothermia bacterium DNA region contains:
- a CDS encoding C40 family peptidase, with translation MPYLWGGTSPFGFDCSGFVQRLVHFVFNRWLPRDSKDQQECGIRVTALHDLEPGDLVFFRSHVGIWLGDGRIIHASGREGQVTITVLDPPQGPYAQELRAKFLWAGRVV, from the coding sequence GTGCCTTACTTGTGGGGCGGGACTTCCCCGTTCGGTTTTGACTGCTCCGGGTTCGTCCAACGCCTCGTTCACTTCGTGTTCAACCGCTGGCTCCCTCGGGATTCCAAGGACCAACAAGAGTGTGGGATCCGCGTGACCGCCCTTCACGACCTGGAGCCAGGCGACCTCGTGTTCTTCCGCAGCCATGTGGGGATCTGGCTGGGCGATGGCCGGATCATCCACGCGAGCGGGCGAGAGGGGCAGGTGACGATTACGGTTCTGGATCCCCCACAGGGACCTTACGCGCAGGAGCTACGAGCGAAGTTCCTATGGGCGGGACGGGTGGTTTGA
- a CDS encoding hydrogenase maturation nickel metallochaperone HypA, which produces MHEYSLAQALLEGLLAHLREHPAPGSIAAVHVRQGELLVLSTEALREAWRILTEGTVVAGSDLVVERVPAKVRCPGCGYLGPVRYLAEEGWHFAVPVLACPRCGGRAEVVEGRDLAIVGLSVDDATPPRPGVAA; this is translated from the coding sequence ATGCACGAGTACTCCCTGGCCCAGGCCCTGTTGGAGGGGCTCTTGGCCCACCTGCGGGAACACCCGGCTCCCGGCTCCATCGCGGCGGTGCACGTGCGCCAAGGGGAACTCTTGGTCCTGTCCACGGAGGCCCTCCGGGAGGCGTGGCGTATCTTGACCGAGGGGACCGTGGTGGCGGGCTCGGACCTCGTGGTGGAGCGGGTGCCCGCCAAAGTGCGGTGCCCCGGATGTGGCTACTTGGGCCCGGTCCGGTACCTGGCCGAAGAGGGGTGGCACTTCGCCGTGCCCGTGCTCGCCTGCCCTCGGTGCGGAGGGCGTGCCGAGGTCGTCGAAGGCCGCGACCTGGCCATCGTCGGGCTTTCGGTCGACGACGCCACACCTCCTAGACCGGGCGTAGCGGCCTAG
- the hypB gene encoding hydrogenase nickel incorporation protein HypB, which translates to MHDTLGFGDVLKRQFELAERNYELLKDRGIRAINVMGAIGSGKTLLIIRMAERLKAKGLKVGAIAGDVAGDDDYQRFKAAGLPAMSINTGDDCHLDAHRVGHALTDFPLSGVNVLFIENVGNLVCPADFPLGTEGDLVVISVTEGDDMVRKHPKIFAQTDVVAVNKIDLAEIVGVDPQKLVADYRRLNPHGRAVLTDAKSGRGVEELLAALGL; encoded by the coding sequence GTGCACGACACACTTGGGTTTGGCGATGTGCTGAAGCGCCAGTTCGAGCTGGCGGAGCGTAACTATGAACTGCTCAAGGACCGGGGGATCCGGGCGATCAACGTCATGGGGGCGATCGGCTCCGGGAAGACCCTCCTCATCATCCGCATGGCCGAGCGGCTGAAGGCGAAGGGGCTCAAGGTGGGGGCGATCGCCGGCGACGTGGCGGGCGACGACGATTACCAGCGGTTCAAGGCGGCCGGGCTCCCGGCGATGAGCATCAACACCGGGGACGACTGCCACTTGGATGCCCACCGGGTAGGCCACGCCCTGACGGATTTCCCCCTCTCCGGGGTGAACGTGCTGTTCATCGAGAACGTCGGGAACCTGGTGTGCCCGGCCGATTTCCCCTTGGGCACGGAGGGCGACCTCGTGGTGATCTCGGTAACCGAGGGCGACGACATGGTGCGCAAGCACCCCAAGATTTTCGCCCAGACCGACGTGGTGGCGGTGAACAAGATCGACCTGGCGGAGATCGTCGGCGTGGATCCCCAGAAGCTGGTGGCCGACTACCGCAGGCTCAATCCCCATGGACGGGCGGTGCTCACCGACGCCAAGAGCGGGCGCGGGGTGGAGGAGCTCCTGGCGGCGCTCGGCCTCTGA
- a CDS encoding Na+/H+ antiporter subunit E, translating to MRRVAEWTATGIFAFAVYLLLATFTGSLGLWAPDELIAGAVLAAVTALATGAFLWAQGGWRLLQPQRWILFLLYLIGPFLWAMAKANLDVAWRVITGRIRPGIVRFNPNLHTDFGRTLLANSITLTPGTLTVDIDDDSGDFYVHWINVTDESPTPERVCGSFPKWARRIAE from the coding sequence ATGCGCAGGGTTGCGGAGTGGACGGCGACGGGGATTTTCGCGTTCGCCGTCTATCTTTTGCTCGCCACGTTCACCGGCTCCCTCGGCCTGTGGGCCCCCGATGAGCTCATTGCCGGGGCCGTCCTCGCGGCGGTGACCGCCCTCGCCACCGGGGCCTTCCTGTGGGCGCAGGGCGGCTGGCGGCTGCTCCAACCCCAGCGCTGGATCCTGTTCTTGCTCTACCTCATCGGCCCGTTCCTGTGGGCGATGGCCAAGGCCAACCTGGACGTGGCATGGCGGGTGATCACCGGTCGCATCCGTCCGGGGATCGTCCGGTTCAACCCCAACCTCCATACCGACTTCGGCCGGACGCTCCTCGCCAACTCCATCACCCTCACTCCGGGCACCCTCACCGTGGACATCGACGACGACTCGGGCGATTTCTACGTGCACTGGATCAACGTGACCGACGAGTCCCCCACCCCGGAACGCGTGTGCGGATCGTTCCCGAAGTGGGCACGAAGGATCGCCGAATGA
- a CDS encoding monovalent cation/H+ antiporter complex subunit F yields MIVALPFGVAAAVLLGFILASMVRLGIGPTAADRAVALDTINTLVVATMILLGAAFGQVVLMDVALVYALLSFVSTLYIARYLEGGLK; encoded by the coding sequence ATGATCGTGGCACTCCCGTTTGGCGTGGCGGCAGCGGTGCTCCTTGGGTTCATCCTGGCGTCCATGGTGCGGCTCGGGATCGGCCCCACCGCCGCCGACCGGGCGGTGGCCCTGGACACGATCAACACCCTGGTCGTGGCGACGATGATCCTCCTCGGGGCCGCGTTCGGCCAGGTGGTGCTGATGGATGTGGCCCTGGTGTACGCCCTGCTCTCGTTTGTGAGCACGCTCTACATCGCCCGCTACCTCGAGGGGGGCCTCAAGTGA
- the mnhG gene encoding monovalent cation/H(+) antiporter subunit G produces the protein MNALIYAFLAIGAVFNGLGAVALLRFPDVYTRVHGATKCTTFGSIFSLLGVAVYGFAQGGGIGGTMAVRAFLALVFLLLTNPTGSHALARAAHRAGIKPFRAVVDRLEERR, from the coding sequence GTGAACGCCCTCATCTACGCGTTCCTCGCCATCGGGGCCGTGTTCAACGGCCTGGGCGCGGTGGCCCTGCTTCGGTTCCCGGATGTGTACACCCGGGTCCACGGGGCCACGAAGTGCACCACGTTCGGGTCCATCTTCTCTCTCCTGGGGGTGGCGGTGTACGGGTTCGCCCAGGGCGGGGGGATCGGCGGGACGATGGCCGTGCGCGCGTTCCTGGCACTCGTCTTCCTCCTCCTCACCAACCCCACCGGGTCCCACGCCCTGGCCCGGGCCGCCCACCGCGCGGGGATCAAGCCGTTCCGGGCGGTCGTCGACCGGTTGGAGGAAAGGCGATGA
- a CDS encoding DUF4040 domain-containing protein encodes MTVWAVLQVMTLVLIVIGSVFAVWFKDLLAAALALGGTSLLLSLEFYLLQAPDVAIAEAGIGAALTTAIFILAIRKTRRKEEE; translated from the coding sequence ATGACGGTATGGGCCGTCCTGCAGGTGATGACCTTGGTTCTGATCGTGATTGGGTCGGTGTTCGCAGTGTGGTTCAAGGACCTGTTGGCGGCGGCCTTGGCCCTCGGGGGGACGAGCCTGCTCCTCAGCTTGGAGTTCTACCTCCTCCAGGCACCGGACGTGGCCATCGCCGAGGCCGGGATCGGGGCCGCCCTGACCACGGCGATCTTCATCCTCGCCATCCGCAAGACGCGGCGCAAGGAGGAGGAATGA
- a CDS encoding sodium:proton antiporter codes for MSVVVRTIARILLPMVFAFGGYVIMHGHLTPGGGFQGGAVVASALALVLVAFGEASLKKYKDLLSALESLGGVAFVVLGLIGIPFTFFANVLAGVGGLFGQSVPPGPNPGYLNTAGTLPLMNWAVGLKVIAGLGSVVVLFGLFGGEDDR; via the coding sequence ATGAGCGTCGTCGTGCGCACGATCGCCAGGATCCTCCTGCCGATGGTGTTCGCGTTCGGGGGGTACGTGATCATGCACGGGCACCTCACCCCGGGCGGGGGGTTCCAGGGCGGGGCGGTGGTGGCTTCGGCCCTGGCCCTGGTGTTGGTGGCGTTCGGCGAAGCTTCGCTCAAGAAGTACAAGGATCTCCTGTCCGCGTTGGAGAGCCTGGGCGGGGTGGCGTTCGTCGTCCTTGGGTTGATCGGCATCCCGTTCACGTTCTTCGCCAACGTGCTCGCCGGGGTAGGTGGGTTGTTCGGCCAGTCCGTGCCGCCCGGGCCGAACCCAGGGTACCTCAACACCGCGGGCACCCTCCCCCTCATGAACTGGGCGGTGGGCCTCAAGGTGATCGCCGGGCTGGGCTCGGTAGTGGTGCTGTTCGGGCTGTTCGGAGGCGAGGATGATCGGTAA
- a CDS encoding cation:proton antiporter subunit C, whose product MIGNLPFVVCMVFVALGLWTLLTKRNLIKLVIGLTLIENGVNLFLVALGYVQRGAVPIYTYAPPGVRMVLPTPQALTLTSIVIGLATTALTLAFVVVIWRHRGTLDARKVRELRG is encoded by the coding sequence ATGATCGGTAACCTCCCGTTCGTGGTGTGCATGGTGTTTGTGGCCCTCGGGCTGTGGACCCTTCTTACCAAGCGGAACCTGATCAAGCTCGTGATCGGGCTGACCTTGATCGAAAACGGGGTCAACCTGTTCCTGGTGGCGCTGGGGTACGTCCAACGTGGGGCGGTCCCGATCTATACCTATGCCCCACCCGGCGTGCGCATGGTGCTGCCTACGCCCCAGGCATTGACCCTAACGAGCATCGTGATCGGCCTCGCCACCACGGCCCTCACGCTCGCGTTCGTGGTCGTGATCTGGCGCCACCGCGGGACGCTGGACGCGCGCAAGGTACGGGAACTCCGCGGATGA
- a CDS encoding NADH:ubiquinone oxidoreductase: protein MNLAPHASILAIAVPLLGGFALPLWAKLHRRLGELWLFLVGAFTAAMVVLLAVQVFTGGIQVYTLGASSPGETLAPGGFPIRIMLVVDGMGAFMALISALVAPLSFIYAWRFLTEEQGKTLALTLGLLLWAGMLGMVLTGDLFNFFVFFEVTSIAACGLIGYRTWEARGVEAAFKTMVMYTAGGLLVLLAVAVLYGEHGALNLAYLSSRIQGSLPDRIALGLLLGGLLMKVGAVPAHMWAPDAYGEAPAQAVILLVANTQVSLYGLLRILFTLFGGITNPAVGWLVTGLGTVTLVVAALMAVIQTDLGRLVAYGAVSQIGYMLLGVGVGFTVIGARPEYGLVAMQGGIFHMLNDAAAIGLLFLCVGAVERAAGARDLRGLGGLGHDLKWTAGSFLLGALALAGIPPLNGFASKFMIYESSFRLSPILTALATLASILLLAVFIRAFQGAFLGPRGKPSEPEPFGMVLAMGVLALAVLALGLAPDFFVRHLVAPAAEALWRGRELYLAAVLGG from the coding sequence ATGAACCTCGCCCCCCACGCCTCGATCCTCGCCATCGCCGTGCCGCTTCTGGGCGGGTTTGCCCTCCCCCTGTGGGCCAAGCTTCATCGCCGTCTGGGGGAGCTCTGGCTTTTCTTGGTGGGGGCGTTCACCGCGGCGATGGTGGTGCTCCTGGCCGTGCAGGTGTTCACCGGGGGGATCCAGGTGTACACGCTCGGGGCGTCCTCGCCCGGGGAGACGCTCGCGCCGGGGGGCTTTCCGATCCGGATCATGCTCGTGGTGGATGGCATGGGGGCGTTCATGGCCCTCATCTCCGCGCTGGTGGCGCCCCTTTCGTTCATCTACGCCTGGCGGTTCCTCACGGAGGAGCAGGGGAAGACCCTCGCCCTCACCCTGGGGCTGCTTCTGTGGGCGGGGATGTTGGGGATGGTGCTCACCGGGGATCTCTTTAACTTCTTCGTGTTCTTCGAGGTCACGAGCATTGCCGCCTGCGGGCTCATCGGGTACCGGACGTGGGAGGCGCGGGGGGTGGAAGCCGCGTTCAAGACGATGGTCATGTACACCGCGGGCGGGCTCCTCGTGCTCCTGGCGGTCGCCGTCCTCTATGGCGAGCACGGGGCCTTGAACCTCGCGTACCTCTCCTCCCGGATCCAAGGGTCGCTCCCGGACCGGATCGCGCTCGGGCTCCTCCTCGGCGGGCTTCTCATGAAGGTCGGGGCGGTGCCGGCCCACATGTGGGCCCCGGACGCCTATGGTGAGGCCCCGGCCCAGGCGGTGATCCTCCTCGTGGCCAACACCCAAGTCTCGCTCTACGGCCTCCTGCGGATCCTGTTCACCCTGTTCGGCGGCATCACCAACCCGGCGGTGGGGTGGCTGGTGACGGGCTTGGGGACGGTGACGCTGGTGGTGGCGGCGCTGATGGCGGTGATCCAGACCGATCTTGGGCGACTGGTCGCCTATGGGGCGGTGTCGCAGATCGGATACATGCTCCTCGGGGTCGGGGTCGGGTTCACCGTGATCGGGGCCCGACCGGAGTACGGTCTCGTGGCCATGCAGGGCGGCATCTTCCACATGCTCAACGACGCTGCGGCGATCGGCCTTCTGTTCTTATGCGTGGGGGCGGTGGAGCGGGCCGCCGGCGCCCGCGACCTGCGAGGCCTCGGCGGTCTCGGCCACGATCTCAAGTGGACGGCGGGGTCCTTCTTGCTTGGGGCTCTGGCCCTGGCCGGGATCCCGCCCCTGAACGGGTTCGCCTCCAAGTTCATGATCTACGAGTCCAGCTTCCGGCTGTCGCCGATCCTGACCGCGCTGGCGACCTTGGCGTCGATCCTGCTCCTCGCTGTGTTCATCCGCGCGTTCCAGGGGGCGTTCCTCGGGCCTCGCGGGAAGCCCTCGGAGCCGGAGCCCTTCGGGATGGTCTTGGCCATGGGCGTCCTCGCCCTGGCCGTGCTTGCGCTGGGGCTCGCCCCGGACTTCTTCGTCCGCCACCTCGTGGCCCCGGCGGCGGAGGCGCTGTGGCGGGGGCGGGAGCTGTACCTGGCGGCAGTGCTGGGAGGATAG
- a CDS encoding hydrogenase — MRLVTGEGYWSPLVWLAAAAGVLLLMGLLWSRGRRDWKRDTEQELPFLSGEAAPSGARVGGQHLYWGFVEGLRPYVERLRAFHSGFVGDYVAWFVVVLAVALLVAMV, encoded by the coding sequence ATGAGGCTTGTCACCGGGGAAGGCTACTGGAGCCCGCTTGTGTGGCTGGCGGCGGCGGCCGGGGTGCTGCTCCTCATGGGGCTCCTCTGGTCCCGCGGCCGCCGCGACTGGAAGCGGGACACCGAGCAGGAGCTCCCGTTCCTGTCCGGTGAGGCGGCCCCGTCCGGGGCGCGCGTCGGCGGCCAGCACCTCTACTGGGGATTTGTGGAAGGATTGCGTCCGTACGTGGAGCGATTGCGCGCGTTCCATTCCGGGTTCGTAGGGGATTACGTGGCGTGGTTCGTGGTGGTGTTGGCGGTGGCGTTGCTCGTCGCGATGGTGTAG
- a CDS encoding NADH-quinone oxidoreductase subunit B family protein — protein MGLSSFKRALWAFHVATGSCNGCDIEIVAALTPRYDVERFGIKLVGSPRHADVLLVTGPVTRMMAGRLKRVYAQTPDPKVVVVVGGCGSTSGVFYESYNVVGPVDQVIPVDVYVPGCPPRPEAIIDGVIKAVAKLERLSAGEKV, from the coding sequence ATGGGGCTTTCCTCGTTCAAGCGGGCGCTGTGGGCCTTCCATGTCGCCACCGGCTCGTGCAACGGCTGCGACATCGAGATCGTGGCTGCCCTCACCCCGCGTTACGACGTCGAGCGTTTTGGGATCAAGCTCGTGGGGTCCCCACGCCACGCTGACGTGCTCCTCGTCACCGGGCCGGTGACGCGGATGATGGCCGGGCGCCTGAAGCGGGTGTACGCCCAGACCCCCGATCCCAAGGTGGTGGTCGTGGTCGGCGGGTGTGGATCCACGTCCGGCGTGTTCTACGAGTCCTACAACGTGGTCGGCCCGGTGGACCAGGTGATCCCGGTGGACGTGTACGTGCCCGGGTGCCCGCCCCGGCCGGAGGCGATCATCGACGGCGTCATCAAGGCGGTGGCCAAGCTGGAGCGCCTGAGCGCGGGGGAGAAGGTATGA
- a CDS encoding NADH-quinone oxidoreductase subunit C, with product MNVDQVLNVLKAALGEGLAHTEVRVRRVGVKAPVELKEIWAEIDRDAIVPAVAALKALGPVHMSVISGQDAGERIELLYHIAVGYGTEGGEVMVTLRLAVPKDDARVPSICHLIPGAETTEREKIEFLGVEFVGIPDSRHVFLPDDLPVHPWRKDEPEMGRFLRRMVEWEGKDG from the coding sequence ATGAACGTTGATCAAGTTCTGAACGTGCTCAAGGCCGCCCTGGGCGAGGGCCTGGCGCACACGGAGGTCCGCGTGCGCCGAGTCGGCGTCAAGGCCCCCGTCGAGCTCAAGGAGATCTGGGCGGAGATCGACCGAGACGCGATCGTCCCCGCGGTGGCGGCCCTCAAGGCCCTCGGCCCCGTGCACATGTCCGTCATCTCCGGGCAGGACGCAGGAGAGAGGATCGAGCTCCTCTACCACATCGCCGTCGGCTACGGCACCGAGGGGGGCGAGGTCATGGTCACGCTCCGCCTCGCGGTGCCCAAGGACGATGCGAGAGTCCCTTCCATCTGTCATCTTATCCCCGGGGCGGAGACGACCGAACGGGAGAAGATCGAGTTCCTTGGGGTCGAGTTCGTGGGCATCCCCGACAGCCGTCACGTGTTCCTCCCCGATGATCTTCCGGTGCACCCGTGGCGGAAGGACGAACCGGAGATGGGGCGGTTCCTCCGGCGCATGGTGGAATGGGAGGGCAAGGATGGCTGA
- a CDS encoding nickel-dependent hydrogenase large subunit, producing MAEAENTFRIPIGPIHPALKEPVRLSFQVEGERIVGVDIRTGFAHRGIEYMGMRRNLIQVLYLAERICGICSVAHPIALTQAVEQAAGIEVPPRSQYIRVIISELERIHSHLLWAGVAAHELGFDTLLHLTWKVREKVLDILEELTGNRIDYAIPIYGGVRRDIAPDQYPKVQGTIRYYRGLLDELLDTFLRDPSVEARTRGVGVLEPEEADALCAVGPTARASGLAKDVRQDRPYLAYGELGVKAITPRDWGLVPRGDVYDKIVVRLLEVGQSLGLIERALLEMPDGEITSFPKIPALLAHLKKAQGEGLGWHEAPRGEVIHYVRLEAGVEEPVVWKVKAPTYSNLMSWKPMFEGQEIADIPIIAASIDPCICCMDRVHIVRGEDETGMAMEELLRLSRAKTQRILTGNG from the coding sequence ATGGCTGAGGCCGAGAACACGTTCCGCATCCCGATCGGGCCGATCCACCCCGCGCTCAAGGAGCCGGTCCGGCTCTCGTTCCAGGTCGAAGGGGAGCGGATCGTCGGGGTGGACATCCGCACCGGGTTTGCCCACCGCGGGATCGAGTACATGGGGATGCGCCGCAATCTGATCCAGGTCCTGTATCTCGCGGAGCGGATCTGCGGTATCTGCTCCGTCGCTCACCCGATCGCCCTCACCCAAGCCGTGGAGCAGGCAGCGGGGATCGAGGTTCCACCCCGCTCCCAGTACATCCGGGTGATCATCTCGGAGCTCGAGCGCATCCACTCCCACCTCCTGTGGGCAGGGGTGGCCGCCCACGAGCTCGGGTTCGACACCCTCCTCCACCTCACCTGGAAGGTGCGGGAGAAGGTCCTCGACATCCTGGAGGAGCTCACCGGGAACCGCATCGACTACGCGATCCCCATCTACGGCGGGGTGCGGCGGGACATCGCCCCGGACCAGTACCCCAAGGTCCAGGGCACGATCCGCTACTACCGGGGGCTTTTGGACGAGCTTTTGGACACGTTCCTACGCGACCCGTCGGTGGAAGCCCGCACCCGCGGGGTGGGGGTACTGGAACCAGAGGAGGCCGATGCCCTGTGTGCGGTCGGCCCCACCGCCCGCGCGTCGGGCCTAGCCAAGGATGTGCGCCAGGACCGGCCGTACCTCGCCTACGGCGAGCTCGGGGTCAAGGCGATCACCCCCCGCGACTGGGGCCTTGTGCCCCGCGGGGATGTGTACGACAAGATCGTGGTTCGGCTCCTCGAGGTCGGGCAGTCCTTGGGCCTGATCGAGCGGGCGCTCCTGGAGATGCCGGACGGGGAGATCACCTCATTCCCCAAGATCCCGGCTCTCCTTGCCCACCTCAAGAAGGCCCAAGGGGAAGGCCTGGGCTGGCACGAGGCGCCGCGGGGGGAGGTCATCCACTACGTGCGCCTGGAGGCGGGGGTCGAGGAGCCGGTGGTGTGGAAGGTCAAGGCCCCCACCTATTCGAACTTGATGAGCTGGAAGCCGATGTTCGAGGGCCAGGAGATCGCGGACATCCCGATCATCGCCGCCTCGATCGACCCCTGCATCTGCTGCATGGACCGCGTGCACATCGTGCGGGGCGAGGATGAGACTGGGATGGCCATGGAAGAGCTCCTTCGGCTGTCGCGGGCGAAGACCCAGAGGATACTGACGGGGAATGGGTGA
- a CDS encoding NADH-quinone oxidoreductase subunit H — protein sequence MSGWHLVWQAAAVMVGSGVVGLVYKGLDRKLAARMQARVGPPLRQPFLDLGKLLMKETVVPRDAVGWLFRAMPFLAAVASFTTLLYLPLGPFPPILRGYGDAVLVLYLLAVPALAMALGGFASGSPLATVGGQREIVMLMSYEFPLAVALVGVVWRLRALEVGPAFSLATISANPLWTAVGPLGVFGLAILLGCLLVVTPAELSKIPFDIPEAETEIAGGLMVEYSGTYLALFYLADAVKTVAMAALVVALFIPYGIAAPLGVKGVGGQVLDVAFFLVKAFVVMFAAATTVRVAMARFKVDQVVRGFWLQITAGAVVGLVLLVLDKAVMG from the coding sequence ATGAGCGGCTGGCATCTCGTCTGGCAGGCGGCAGCGGTGATGGTCGGCAGCGGCGTGGTGGGCCTGGTCTACAAGGGCCTCGATCGCAAGCTCGCCGCCCGGATGCAGGCCAGAGTCGGCCCTCCGCTCCGGCAGCCGTTCCTCGACCTCGGGAAGCTCCTGATGAAGGAGACGGTGGTCCCGCGGGACGCGGTGGGGTGGCTGTTCCGGGCGATGCCGTTCCTGGCGGCCGTGGCCTCGTTCACCACCCTCCTCTACCTCCCCTTGGGGCCGTTCCCCCCGATCCTCCGCGGGTACGGGGACGCGGTGCTGGTCCTGTACCTCCTGGCGGTGCCGGCGTTGGCGATGGCCCTGGGCGGGTTCGCGTCCGGATCGCCCCTGGCCACGGTGGGCGGGCAGCGGGAGATCGTGATGCTCATGTCCTATGAGTTCCCGCTCGCGGTGGCGCTCGTCGGGGTGGTGTGGCGGCTCAGGGCCCTGGAGGTGGGACCGGCGTTCTCGCTGGCCACCATCTCCGCGAACCCGTTGTGGACAGCGGTGGGGCCGCTCGGGGTGTTCGGGCTGGCCATCCTCCTCGGATGCCTGTTGGTGGTGACCCCGGCTGAGCTCTCCAAAATCCCGTTCGACATCCCCGAGGCGGAGACGGAAATCGCCGGGGGGCTGATGGTGGAGTACTCCGGGACCTACCTCGCCCTGTTCTACCTCGCCGACGCGGTGAAGACGGTGGCGATGGCGGCGCTGGTGGTGGCCTTGTTCATCCCGTACGGGATCGCCGCGCCGCTCGGGGTCAAGGGCGTGGGCGGGCAGGTGCTCGACGTCGCGTTCTTCCTCGTCAAGGCGTTCGTGGTGATGTTCGCCGCGGCGACCACGGTGCGGGTGGCGATGGCCCGGTTCAAGGTGGATCAGGTGGTCCGCGGGTTCTGGCTTCAGATCACGGCGGGGGCCGTGGTCGGGTTGGTGCTGCTCGTGCTGGACAAGGCGGTGATGGGATGA
- a CDS encoding 4Fe-4S binding protein, giving the protein MILKTLFSQLFTRPATNRFPAKYMPKSVTRFLEKIRSGKAKLVPPVPVPPRFRGRIAYDHDKCIGCQLCIRVCPAKVIQFRPEVKKIRMHVARCTFCAQCVDACPVGALALSHAFLLADPDRSADSLTVE; this is encoded by the coding sequence ATGATCCTGAAGACCCTGTTCAGCCAGCTCTTCACGCGCCCGGCGACCAACCGGTTCCCGGCCAAGTACATGCCCAAGTCGGTGACCAGGTTCCTGGAAAAGATCCGGTCGGGCAAGGCCAAGCTCGTGCCACCGGTCCCGGTGCCGCCCCGGTTCCGGGGGCGGATCGCCTACGACCACGACAAGTGCATCGGATGCCAGCTGTGCATCCGGGTGTGCCCGGCCAAGGTGATCCAGTTCCGTCCCGAGGTGAAGAAGATCCGCATGCACGTGGCCCGGTGCACGTTCTGCGCCCAGTGCGTGGACGCGTGCCCGGTGGGCGCCCTGGCCCTGAGCCATGCGTTCTTGCTTGCCGACCCCGACCGGTCGGCGGATTCCCTGACCGTCGAGTAG
- a CDS encoding aspartate/glutamate racemase family protein, whose product MSIELHVIVPVSTDRWNEGVRQLCQAAADRDTAVNVVHLAHGPESIECTYDEALVAPYVIEAVAAAERAGADGVIVYCFGNPAVDGAREAVSIPVVGLGEAAEVVAFLLGDRRAGACRPWGSGRDPRLRVTAGGGG is encoded by the coding sequence ATGTCCATAGAGCTGCACGTCATCGTCCCCGTGTCCACCGATCGCTGGAACGAAGGCGTGCGCCAGCTGTGCCAGGCCGCCGCCGATCGGGACACGGCGGTGAACGTGGTCCACCTCGCCCACGGCCCGGAGTCCATCGAGTGCACGTACGACGAGGCGCTGGTCGCGCCTTACGTGATCGAGGCCGTGGCCGCCGCCGAGCGGGCGGGCGCCGACGGGGTAATCGTGTACTGCTTCGGCAACCCCGCGGTGGACGGGGCTCGGGAGGCGGTCTCCATCCCCGTCGTCGGGCTAGGCGAGGCTGCTGAGGTGGTCGCCTTCCTCCTGGGCGACCGGAGGGCGGGAGCTTGTCGCCCGTGGGGCTCAGGTCGTGATCCTAGGCTGCGGGTCACTGCTGGGGGTGGCGGATGA